The sequence below is a genomic window from Tenacibaculum tangerinum.
TACCACCATTCCTGCTGGCTTATTTACCACGATTACTTCATCATCTTCATATACTATATCAATAGGAATATCTTCTGCAACTAACAGATTTTCGTGAGGTGGATAAGTTAACACCACCCGAACCACATCTTTAGGCTTTACCTTATAGTTTGGCTTCACAACAACCTCATTTACCAAAACATTTCCTGCCTTAGATGCTTGCTGTATTTTATTTCGAGTTGCGTTTTCAATAAAATTCATTAAAAACTTATCTACTCGTAAAGGTACTTGACCATCAGTTGCTACAAACCGATAGTGTTCATACAAATCGTCATTTTCAATCTCTGGGGTGGTATCTTCCTGCATGAATCGAGTATTAGTATCCCTCACCATCACCTAAAATCAAATTGATGGTTGTTTGTTTTGGTAATTTAGTTCCTGGTGCTATTTTTTCTCCATTATACGTTAATCCACGAACTACATCTTTTCCGATATCTTTAACCCATGTTACTTCATTTCCTACTTTAAAACCTATAGAGCGTAAATGTGTCGTTGCTTGTCGTTTGGTACGTCCGTTCAAATCAGGAATTTCTACGTCTCTGTATTTCGATGGATTTAACGTTAGGTATATCTTTCGTTTTTCTTTCACAAAATCACCAGCTTCGGGGTCTTGCTCAATAACCGATTTCTTTGGATAATCAGGATTATAGCTCGCACTATCAATAACTACAAAATCTAAATTTAATTCGTCTAATGCTTCCTCAACATCATGCAAAGACATTTTTTGTAAATCGGGCACTTGTATTTTCTGATTATGATTGGTTCTTACCCCCAACCACCACTGCAAAACAAATACAAAAACAAGTATTGAAACAACGGCTATAATTACGTTTTTTAAAAACGCTTTGCTTTTTATAAACTGAAATAGACCATGTAGGCTTTCTGAAAAGTTACTCATATGATTTTTTGTAATATCGCACAAATTTACAGTAAATATATTACTATTTTAAATTCAATAACCCCTAAACGAGTTTTTTTGGTAAGTTTGTATAATCCAACATCCGGATTTTAAAAAAACAATGATAAAAAAGTAACTGAAATACATTTGAAGTGAAAAAAAACATCGCTATTATTATGGGAGGTTATTCCTCTGAAGTAGGAATTTCTCTAAAAAGTGGTCATGTAGTTTACAAACATATTGATACTGAAAAGTACAACGCATATAAAGTTCATATTTTAGAAAATAAATGGATATGTGTTGATGATAATGAAAAAGAGCATCCAATAAACAAAGAAGATTTTTCAATTGAAATTGAAGGAAAAAAATTACGTTCGATTGTGTTTTCAATGCCATACATGGTACCCCAGGTGAAAACGGTATCATATTAGCTTATTTCGATCTTATTGGCTTACAACACACCTCTGCCCCATTCTATCAAATGGCGTTGACTTTTAATAAACGTGATACTTTAAGTGTCGTTAAACAATACGGAATTCCCACAGCAGTCTCAATATACTTAAACAAAGGCGATGAAATAAATACTGATGCTTTTATTAACAAAGTAGGTCTTCCTTGCTTTGTAAAGCCAAATGGTTCGGGTTC
It includes:
- a CDS encoding PASTA domain-containing protein, which produces MSNFSESLHGLFQFIKSKAFLKNVIIAVVSILVFVFVLQWWLGVRTNHNQKIQVPDLQKMSLHDVEEALDELNLDFVVIDSASYNPDYPKKSVIEQDPEAGDFVKEKRKIYLTLNPSKYRDVEIPDLNGRTKRQATTHLRSIGFKVGNEVTWVKDIGKDVVRGLTYNGEKIAPGTKLPKQTTINLILGDGEGY